The Pseudolabrys sp. FHR47 genome contains a region encoding:
- a CDS encoding endonuclease domain-containing protein, with the protein MASRQNGDDRIWAVVDRTKSPPQREFARHMRADPTDAERKLWWHLRHRIELRATHFRRQVRIGPYIADFASHRLKLIIELDGSQHANRNSDVVRTQRLEADGYRVLRFWNNDVLTNIDGVLEVIVSAVSLLPPPPTPPHKGEGRRRR; encoded by the coding sequence ATGGCGAGCCGCCAGAATGGTGACGACCGTATTTGGGCGGTTGTTGATCGGACAAAATCGCCGCCTCAGCGCGAGTTTGCGCGCCACATGCGGGCTGATCCGACGGACGCAGAGCGAAAGCTGTGGTGGCACTTGCGCCACCGCATCGAACTTCGAGCTACCCATTTTCGGCGCCAGGTTCGTATCGGACCTTACATCGCGGACTTTGCGAGCCACCGGTTGAAGCTGATTATTGAACTCGACGGCAGCCAGCATGCCAATCGCAATAGCGATGTTGTGAGAACACAGCGGCTCGAGGCGGACGGTTATCGCGTGCTGCGGTTTTGGAACAACGATGTGCTGACAAATATCGATGGCGTGTTGGAGGTCATCGTCAGCGCCGTATCGCTACTACCCCCACCCCCGACCCCTCCCCACAAGGGGGAGGGGAGAAGAAGGCGTTAA
- a CDS encoding class I SAM-dependent methyltransferase: MLRDPAKDVMEKAYAKWAPVYDVLCGPVFLNGRRAAAKAAHDVGGRILEIGVGTGLSFDDYDTTTEITGIDISEPMIARARERVASGRYPFVKELRVMDASALDFPDGSFDCVVGQFVITLVDNPEKVLSECARVLRPGGQIILVNHLYSEKGIAAAVERLLAQHARKLGLRPEFPFQRLADWARSHGGAELIERRKVKPFGVYTLVRFRRAERQSAAA; this comes from the coding sequence ATGCTGCGCGATCCCGCCAAAGACGTGATGGAAAAGGCCTACGCCAAGTGGGCGCCGGTTTACGACGTGCTGTGCGGACCGGTGTTTCTCAATGGCCGGCGCGCCGCGGCCAAAGCCGCGCATGACGTGGGCGGCCGTATCCTGGAGATCGGGGTTGGCACCGGGCTTTCCTTCGACGATTACGATACGACGACCGAGATCACCGGCATCGACATTTCCGAACCGATGATTGCGCGGGCGCGTGAGCGCGTGGCGAGCGGCCGCTATCCGTTCGTCAAGGAACTGCGCGTGATGGATGCGAGCGCGCTCGATTTCCCGGACGGGTCCTTCGACTGCGTGGTCGGCCAGTTCGTCATTACGCTCGTCGACAATCCGGAGAAGGTGCTGTCGGAATGCGCGCGGGTGCTGCGCCCCGGCGGGCAGATCATCCTGGTCAATCACCTTTACTCGGAGAAGGGCATCGCCGCCGCGGTCGAGCGGCTGCTGGCGCAGCACGCCCGCAAGCTCGGCCTGCGCCCCGAATTCCCGTTCCAGCGGCTGGCCGACTGGGCGCGCAGCCATGGCGGCGCCGAACTCATCGAGCGGCGCAAGGTCAAGCCGTTCGGTGTTTATACTTTGGTGCGTTTTCGGAGAGCCGAAAGGCAAAGCGCGGCGGCGTAA
- a CDS encoding UDP-2,3-diacylglucosamine diphosphatase, producing the protein MTEPATRRFRALFISDIHLGTRGCQADKLLDFLRHHEADTIYLVGDIVDGWALRSSWYWPQQHNDVVQKLLRQSRKGVRLIYIPGNHDEFLRDYYGTHFGGIEVVENTIHEAADGKRYLVVHGDMFDLVVTQARWLALLGDKAYDFAIKANRVFNAMRRIFGAPYWSLSKWAKMKVKNAVNYIGAFEKALATEAQHHKVDGVICGHIHTAALHDDFGLRYINCGDWVESCTAVAENQDGTFEIITWIHDGRVKAPAQLPARAQAA; encoded by the coding sequence GTGACGGAACCCGCCACGCGGCGCTTTCGTGCGCTTTTCATCTCCGATATCCATCTCGGCACTCGCGGCTGCCAGGCCGACAAACTGCTCGATTTCCTGCGCCACCACGAAGCCGATACCATCTATCTCGTTGGCGACATCGTCGACGGCTGGGCGTTGCGCTCGTCCTGGTACTGGCCGCAGCAGCATAACGACGTGGTGCAGAAGCTGCTCCGCCAGTCGCGCAAGGGCGTGCGGCTGATCTACATCCCCGGCAACCACGACGAATTCCTGCGCGACTACTACGGCACGCATTTCGGCGGCATCGAGGTGGTCGAGAACACGATCCATGAAGCCGCCGACGGCAAGCGCTATCTCGTCGTCCATGGCGACATGTTCGATCTCGTCGTGACGCAGGCGCGCTGGCTGGCGCTGCTCGGCGACAAGGCCTACGACTTTGCCATCAAGGCCAACCGCGTCTTCAACGCCATGCGGCGCATCTTCGGCGCGCCGTACTGGTCGCTGTCAAAGTGGGCCAAGATGAAGGTGAAGAACGCCGTCAATTATATCGGCGCCTTCGAGAAGGCGCTGGCGACCGAGGCGCAGCATCACAAGGTCGACGGGGTCATCTGCGGCCACATCCACACCGCGGCGCTGCACGACGATTTCGGCCTGCGCTACATCAATTGCGGCGACTGGGTCGAGAGCTGCACGGCGGTGGCCGAGAACCAGGACGGCACGTTCGAGATCATCACCTGGATCCACGACGGCCGCGTCAAGGCCCCGGCGCAACTGCCGGCGCGGGCGCAGGCGGCTTGA